The stretch of DNA TCACGCGGATGCGCGCGCGCCCCGCGAGCGGCGCTGCGTCCCCGACCCCGCGGACCACCCGCCACTCCCCGCCTTCCACCGTGACGTCCGCGTCCAGCCACTCGGGGGTCGTCCGCGCGACGAGCTGGAGCGGGGCCGAGAGCGCTGGCTCGCCGTCCCGGTAGGCGTGCAGCGTGCCTTGCATGCGCTCGATGCGGACCGAGCGCAGCGCGCTGGCCAGATCGCCCGCCGCCGCCACGAGAGCGCTCGGATCCGCGCGCAAGAGAGCGGTGTCGACATGCAACACGAGGTGCCCGCCGAAGGGCAGGTGCGCGTCCTTCAGGCGGACCTTCTCGCCCTCGAGCTCGAGCCCGCCGAGCGAGGCGCGCGGCCCGAGTCGGCTCTTCAGCCACGCGCGAATCTGGGGGAGTGAGCGCTCGAGGACGGTGTTGGCGAAGGACGCGAAGAAGCGCCTCGTGTCGTCGTCGCTCATGCCCGCCGCTACTCCTCGATCGGGGTCCAGCGTTCGTACTTCGCGGCGGACGCGGGGCCGGCGAAGATCTGGAGCGCGATCATCGGCGCGTCGCCGTTCTGGTAGCTCACCGTCGCGCCGGCCGGCATGAACACGGTGCTGCCGGGCCCGATCTCGGTCTGCACGCCGTCGATGGTGATCACCCCGCGGCCCTCGAGCACCACGATGTACTCCTCGTCCGCGTCGGCGTGCTCGGGCACCGCGGCGCCCGCGTCCATCTCCAGGCGCGCCACGAAGGCGTTGTTCCCCTGCGCGAGCAGGGCGACGGTCGCGGTCCCGGGCGGCGCCATCCGGCGCGGCGCGTCTTCGAGGGCGCGGATCTCGGCCGCGGGGCTCTCTCGAGCCGCGCTCTCACCGCCCACGCTCGATTCGACGCAGGCCTGCGCGGTCTGGGGCTCGGCGCACGTCGGGCAGTCGGCGCAGCCGGCGAGCAGCAGGGCGAGGGCCCACGCCGCGCGCATCACGCCTCCGTCTTGAGGCGCGGGAAGAAGCGCCCGCCCTCCAGCACGCGCTTGTCCTCGTCACCCTCGGGGACGTCGTTCGGCCACACCTCGAGGTGCGCCTCGCCGACCATCTGGCCCTTGCCCTCCACCCAGGCGTTGCGCTCCTTCACCCACGCGACGCAGGCGGCGCGCGCGGCGTCAGTCAGGGGGCGGGAGTCGTCGACGACCGTGAAGCCCTCGTCGATCTCGTACTTCACCGCGAGCGGCCGGTTCGGGTCGGCGTCGGCGTCGTCTGCGCCCAGCTCGCCCTTCTCGATGAGGGCCATCTCCTCCTGGTAGCGCTGCTGCAGCGCCGCCTCGAGCTCCGCGTCGTACTTCGCCTTGAGCTCGCGCTCGACGGAGTCGTACGGCCGCATCGCCTCCTTCATGCGTTTCGACTCGGCGGGCGAGACGTCGCTCAGCACCGTGAGGATCTCGATGAAGGGCGGGCGCTCTTCGAGCCAGGCGATGCACTGCTCCGCGTCCGCCATGCTCGCGACGAGCGTCTCGCCGGTTTTCAGGTTTCGAACCTTCACCTCGAATTCGGCCATGCGCGCACCTTCGCCCGACTCGGGGGCTCGCCACAAGTCCCTCAGCGCCTGACCTTCAGCGCAGCGGCGGCAGCGTCAGCTCGAGCCGCGTGGTCACGCGGTCGAGGTACGCCATCAGCCGGTGGTCGGCCCGGACCGCCTCGCGCGCGGGGTTGGAGGCGAGGGTGTGCGCCGTGTGCATCAGGTTCGCCCACGCGGTGCAATCGACGACGTGCGGCGCGTCTCCGAGGAGGAAGCGCTGATCGCCGAGCTCGTTCGAGACCCGCTCGATGGCGGTCACCGCGCGCGTGTAGTCGGCGGCGTTCGTGAAGCCATGCTCGGCGCAGGCGGTCACCTGCGAGCGGCGAATGATCGGCACCAGGACGGGCGCGAGGATCCACGGCACGAGCGCCTTGACCGTCGGCTTCTGGTGCACCCAGCCCGCCGGATCGACGAAGCGGGCGTAGAGGCAGGCGAAGTAGATGTCGCGCTGGATGAGGGCCTGCAGCTCCTCGGTCTTCTGGACCTCCGCCTCGCTCAGCCCGGCGTCGAGCGCCGGCCCCTCGGCCTCGAGGTGCGCGAGGATGGCGCCCGAGTCGGCGAGCAGCGCCTCCCCCTCGACGCCGGCCACGTATGGCACCCGCCGGTTCGGCGACTTGCGCACGTCTCCCTTCGCGGTCTCGTACGCGCGCCCCGTCAGACGCAGATACGCCTCCACCTTCGTGCAGTACGGGCTCACGCTCACCGGGAGATCGA from Sandaracinaceae bacterium encodes:
- a CDS encoding glutathione S-transferase family protein, translating into MITLYQLPPAFDLPVSVSPYCTKVEAYLRLTGRAYETAKGDVRKSPNRRVPYVAGVEGEALLADSGAILAHLEAEGPALDAGLSEAEVQKTEELQALIQRDIYFACLYARFVDPAGWVHQKPTVKALVPWILAPVLVPIIRRSQVTACAEHGFTNAADYTRAVTAIERVSNELGDQRFLLGDAPHVVDCTAWANLMHTAHTLASNPAREAVRADHRLMAYLDRVTTRLELTLPPLR
- a CDS encoding cupin domain-containing protein, with protein sequence MRAAWALALLLAGCADCPTCAEPQTAQACVESSVGGESAARESPAAEIRALEDAPRRMAPPGTATVALLAQGNNAFVARLEMDAGAAVPEHADADEEYIVVLEGRGVITIDGVQTEIGPGSTVFMPAGATVSYQNGDAPMIALQIFAGPASAAKYERWTPIEE